A single window of Salvia splendens isolate huo1 chromosome 8, SspV2, whole genome shotgun sequence DNA harbors:
- the LOC121743548 gene encoding zinc-finger homeodomain protein 9-like, giving the protein MELSNSAVKTPDAEPENLTRFQPAPPPCKRLHLGHPVVVAYKECLKNHAAGVGGHAVDGCGEFMPSPLSNPADPASLKCAACACHRNFHRREEPPASAALPALEYRPIHRHRPSPPRLSSASPDNSPSPPPISSSYYPSAPAHMLALSGGALVSAASPPAMSSGGRKRFRTRFTRNQKEKMLEFAERLGWKMQKKDEDLIGEFCGEAGLEKGVFRVWMHNNKNTLAKKDANNGGGMSCAADSKEVLDS; this is encoded by the coding sequence ATGGAGCTAAGCAATTCGGCGGTCAAAACCCCCGATGCTGAACCCGAAAATCTGACCCGGTTCCAACCCGCCCCGCCTCCCTGCAAGCGCCTCCACCTCGGGCACCCCGTGGTGGTGGCGTACAAGGAGTGCCTGAAGAATCACGCTGCCGGCGTCGGCGGCCACGCCGTCGACGGCTGCGGCGAGTTCATGCCCTCCCCGCTCTCCAACCCCGCCGATCCCGCCTCGCTAAAATGCGCCGCCTGCGCCTGCCACCGCAATTTCCACCGCCGCGAGGAGCCCCCGGCCTCCGCCGCCCTGCCGGCGCTCGAGTACCGCCCAATCCACCGCCACCGCCCCTCCCCGCCGCGCCTGAGCAGCGCCAGCCCGGATAAttcgccgtcgccgccgccgatCTCCTCCTCGTACTACCCATCGGCGCCGGCGCACATGCTGGCGCTCAGCGGTGGCGCTCTTGTCAGCGCCGCTTCGCCGCCGGCGATGAGCTCCGGCGGCCGGAAGAGGTTCCGCACGAGGTTTACGCGGAATCAGAAGGAGAAAATGCTGGAATTCGCGGAGCGATTGGGGTGGAAAATGCAGAAGAAGGATGAAGATTTGATCGGCGAATTCTGCGGCGAAGCTGGATTGGAGAAGGGGGTTTTCAGAGTGTGGATGCACAACAACAAGAACACTCTCGCTAAGAAAGATGCCAATAACGGCGGCGGAATGAGTTGCGCCGCTGACAGCAAAGAGGTTTTAGATAG